GTCGCGCGCGACACCCTCGACGCGGAATACGCCATGCGCCGCCAGCGCTTCCTCGCCGAGCAAGGCTATGCCTACCGCTTCGTCGACGCCGACGACCTTTAACATAGTGCGCATGAGCGGTTTTCAGTTTGAAGTCGACGAGGACTGGGCAAAGAAGCATAACGAGATGCTGCGCGACACGCGCTACCTCGTCATCTCCGCCATCGCGCTATTCGTTCTCTGTCTCGCCGGCGGGGTCGCCGTGTGGCTGCTCGTTGACCCGGCCTCGCCGTGGCGCCTGCTCGGGAGCCTGGGCCTTGTTTTGTTCGGCGTGATGATGCTTATCGTCGGCCTGGCCATTCCCCGCTCGGTCGGTTCCACGCAATCGCTTTTCGACGCCCACCCGCTTGCCCCGGCGATCATCGCAGACCTCCCCGGCACCCGCACCACCCTGCTCGCGCTGGTGAACACGACGGTCGACCCAGCCCAGCCCGCACGATGGGCGCTGACCTGCCGCGACGTTCAGGCGGTGCCACTGACGGAGGGCTCCGTGGGCACGAAGGTCCCGGTTGTCGCAGTTGGCGGGCAGCGTAACGCCGGCGACGCGGGCACCTGGCAGGTGATCACCCCGATGCCGATCGCGTGGGGCACGCCTGAGCGCGACGTTTTTTCCGACGCTGTCTCAGCCATCCCGGCAGAACAATGGAACACCCTGAGGCGCGCGAAGGACCGGCTTCCGGAAGTGCGCGCCGCGAAAAATAATTTGCTGATTCTCTAAGTTCGGCAATATGTGACGGGGGTAACCTATTTTCTAGGGAAATGATGAAAATCACTTAGGTAGGGGTTAGTATTTCAGCACTTAGTTTCCCCATCGAAACACGAGCCGTCGTTTGGCGGGAAGAGATCCGAAAGGAAGTCCCTAGTGTCCTCCACAATTTCCGCAGGTGGGGCCCCGTCCCCTGAGGAGACCGTCGTGATGGAGCGCTCCCGTGCAGCGCGCATCCTTGACTGGCGACCAGCAAGCGCCCTAGCCCGCATCGTCATCGTACTGTGCCTGGTCATCCCGCTCCTTCTCGCAGCAACGTTCATGTGGTCCATGTGGGACCCCGCCAAGACGCTCCCCAACGTTCCCCTCGCAGTGGTCAACGAGGACAAGGGCGCCGAAAACGGCGGCGAGTTCCAAGTTGTCGGCGACCAGGTGGTCCAGGGGCTGCTGGAAACCGAATACCTCGACTTTGAGGAACTTCCCGCCGATGAGGCCCAGCTCGGCCTGACCAAGGGCGACTACCTGTTCGTGGTCACCATCCCGGAGGACTTCTCCGAGCGGACGGTCTCGCTGATCACCGACAACCCCCGCCA
Above is a window of Corynebacterium sanguinis DNA encoding:
- a CDS encoding DUF3239 domain-containing protein is translated as MSGFQFEVDEDWAKKHNEMLRDTRYLVISAIALFVLCLAGGVAVWLLVDPASPWRLLGSLGLVLFGVMMLIVGLAIPRSVGSTQSLFDAHPLAPAIIADLPGTRTTLLALVNTTVDPAQPARWALTCRDVQAVPLTEGSVGTKVPVVAVGGQRNAGDAGTWQVITPMPIAWGTPERDVFSDAVSAIPAEQWNTLRRAKDRLPEVRAAKNNLLIL